Proteins encoded in a region of the Mycolicibacterium chitae genome:
- a CDS encoding NDMA-dependent alcohol dehydrogenase, whose amino-acid sequence MKTNAAILWEYGGDWTVEEIDLDPPKDGEVLVSWEATGLCHSDEHIRTGDLPAPLPLIGGHEGAGIVREVGPGVIGLQPGDHVVASFLPACGRCRFCSTGHQNLCDLGAMIMAGTQLDGTYRRHVDGKDIGVMALVGTFSQYGTVPEASIVKIDDDIPLSRACLLGCGVTTGWGSAVNTANVRPGDTVVVIGFGGIGSGAVQGARLAGAEKIVVVEPVETKREQALQFGATHFVTSMTEATALVAELTRGVMADSAILTMGLLEGAQVEEAANIIRKGGAVVMTALATMADTAPTLSMMMFTLFQKRLLGSLYGEANPRADIPRLLNLYRQGQLLLDETVTHEYKLAEVNEGYEDMRQGRNVRGVVLHDH is encoded by the coding sequence ATGAAAACGAACGCGGCGATTCTCTGGGAGTACGGCGGCGACTGGACCGTCGAGGAGATCGATCTCGATCCCCCGAAGGACGGGGAAGTGCTGGTCTCGTGGGAGGCCACCGGCCTGTGCCACTCCGACGAGCACATCCGCACCGGCGATCTGCCCGCGCCGCTCCCGCTGATCGGCGGGCACGAGGGTGCGGGCATCGTGCGGGAGGTCGGTCCCGGGGTCATCGGCCTGCAGCCCGGCGACCACGTGGTGGCCTCGTTCCTGCCGGCGTGCGGCCGCTGCCGGTTCTGTTCGACGGGTCACCAGAACCTGTGCGATCTCGGCGCGATGATCATGGCCGGCACCCAACTCGACGGCACCTACCGCCGCCACGTCGACGGCAAGGACATCGGCGTGATGGCGCTGGTGGGCACCTTCTCCCAGTACGGCACCGTGCCGGAGGCCTCGATCGTCAAGATCGACGACGACATCCCGCTGTCCCGGGCCTGCCTGCTGGGCTGCGGCGTCACCACCGGTTGGGGTTCGGCGGTCAACACCGCCAACGTCCGGCCCGGTGACACCGTCGTGGTGATCGGCTTCGGCGGGATCGGCAGCGGCGCGGTCCAGGGCGCCCGGCTCGCCGGCGCCGAGAAGATCGTCGTTGTCGAACCCGTCGAGACCAAGCGCGAGCAGGCCCTGCAGTTCGGCGCCACGCACTTCGTCACGTCGATGACGGAGGCCACCGCGCTGGTCGCCGAGCTGACCCGCGGGGTCATGGCCGACTCGGCCATTCTCACGATGGGTCTGCTCGAGGGCGCTCAGGTCGAGGAGGCCGCCAACATCATCCGCAAGGGCGGCGCGGTGGTGATGACCGCCCTCGCGACCATGGCCGACACGGCGCCGACCCTGTCGATGATGATGTTCACCCTGTTCCAGAAGCGGCTGCTGGGCAGCCTCTACGGCGAGGCCAACCCGCGCGCCGACATCCCGCGGCTGCTCAACCTTTATCGACAGGGTCAGCTGCTGCTCGACGAGACCGTCACCCACGAGTACAAACTCGCCGAGGTCAACGAGGGCTACGAGGACATGCGGCAGGGCCGCAACGTCCGCGGCGTGGTGCTACACGATCACTGA
- the kstR2 gene encoding TetR family transcriptional regulator KstR2 translates to MASDPPSQPASRREELLALAASMMAERGLRATTVRDIADAAGILSGSLYHHFASKEEMVDEVLRSFLDWLFGRYQEIIDTEPNPLERLKGLFLASFEAIEHRHAQVVIYQDEAKRLSSQPRFSYVEERNREQRKMWLDVLNQGVKEGYFRPDLDVDLVYRFIRDTTWVSVRWYQPGGELTAEQVGFQYLAIVLGGITKDAVEEKNS, encoded by the coding sequence ATGGCGTCCGATCCGCCCAGTCAGCCCGCCAGCCGGCGCGAGGAGTTACTCGCGCTGGCTGCCTCGATGATGGCCGAGCGCGGCCTGCGGGCCACGACCGTGCGCGACATCGCCGACGCGGCGGGCATCCTGTCCGGCAGCCTCTACCACCACTTCGCCTCGAAAGAGGAGATGGTCGACGAGGTGTTGCGCAGCTTCCTGGACTGGCTGTTCGGCCGCTACCAGGAGATCATCGACACCGAGCCCAACCCGTTGGAGCGGCTCAAGGGACTGTTCCTCGCGTCGTTCGAGGCGATCGAACACCGCCACGCCCAAGTGGTCATCTACCAGGACGAGGCCAAGCGGTTGTCGTCGCAGCCGCGCTTCTCCTATGTCGAGGAACGCAACCGCGAGCAACGCAAGATGTGGCTCGACGTCCTCAACCAGGGGGTCAAGGAGGGCTACTTCCGGCCCGACCTCGACGTCGACCTGGTGTATCGGTTCATCCGCGACACCACCTGGGTGTCGGTGCGGTGGTATCAGCCGGGCGGCGAACTGACCGCCGAGCAGGTGGGCTTCCAGTACCTGGCCATCGTGCTCGGTGGCATCACCAAAGACGCTGTCGAAGAGAAGAACTCGTAA
- the ipdC gene encoding (3aS,4S,5R,7aS)-5-hydroxy-7a-methyl-1-oxo-octahydro-1H-indene-4-carboxyl-CoA dehydrogenase, with product MGKLTTPLTELVGIEHPVVQTGMGWVAGARLVAATSNAGGLGILASATMTLAELETAVTKVKAATDKPFGINIRADAGDANDRVDLLIHEGVKVASFALAPKPDLIAKLKDAGVVVIPSVGAAKHAKKVAGWGADAVIVQGGEGGGHTGPVATTLLLPSVLDAVADTGMPVVAAGGFFDGRGLAAALSYGAAGVAMGTRFLLTSDSTVPDEVKQRYLQAGLDGTVVSTRVDGMPHRVLRTGLVEKLESGSPVRGFTAAVGNAQKFKKMTGMTWASIVKDGLAMRRGKDLTWSQVVMAANTPMLLKAGLVEGNTGAGVLASGQVAGILEDLPSCAELIDSIVDQAVEHLRGAATLITD from the coding sequence ATGGGCAAGCTCACGACACCGCTGACCGAGCTGGTCGGCATCGAACACCCCGTCGTCCAGACCGGCATGGGCTGGGTGGCCGGGGCCCGGCTAGTGGCCGCCACCTCCAACGCCGGTGGCCTCGGCATCCTGGCCTCGGCGACCATGACCCTCGCGGAACTCGAGACCGCGGTGACCAAGGTCAAGGCGGCCACCGACAAGCCGTTCGGCATCAACATCCGCGCCGACGCCGGGGACGCCAACGACCGGGTGGACCTGCTCATCCACGAGGGCGTCAAGGTCGCCTCGTTCGCGTTGGCCCCCAAACCCGACCTGATCGCCAAGCTCAAGGACGCCGGCGTCGTGGTGATCCCGTCCGTCGGGGCGGCCAAGCACGCCAAGAAGGTCGCCGGGTGGGGCGCCGACGCGGTGATCGTGCAGGGCGGCGAGGGTGGCGGGCACACCGGGCCGGTGGCGACCACGCTGCTGCTGCCGTCGGTGCTCGACGCCGTGGCCGACACCGGGATGCCGGTGGTGGCCGCCGGCGGCTTCTTCGACGGCCGCGGCCTGGCGGCGGCGCTGTCCTACGGCGCGGCCGGCGTCGCGATGGGCACCCGGTTCCTGCTCACGTCGGACTCGACGGTGCCCGACGAGGTCAAGCAGCGCTACCTGCAGGCAGGCCTCGACGGCACCGTGGTGTCGACGCGGGTCGACGGGATGCCGCACCGCGTGCTGCGGACCGGGCTGGTCGAGAAGCTCGAGAGTGGTTCCCCGGTGCGGGGCTTCACCGCGGCGGTGGGCAACGCCCAGAAGTTCAAGAAGATGACCGGCATGACCTGGGCCTCGATCGTCAAGGACGGGCTGGCCATGCGGCGCGGCAAGGATCTGACCTGGTCGCAGGTGGTGATGGCGGCCAACACCCCGATGCTGCTCAAGGCCGGTCTGGTCGAGGGCAACACCGGCGCGGGTGTGCTGGCCTCCGGGCAGGTCGCCGGCATTCTCGAGGATCTGCCGTCGTGCGCGGAGCTCATCGACTCGATCGTCGATCAGGCCGTCGAGCACCTCCGCGGTGCCGCCACCCTGATTACAGATTGA
- the ipdF gene encoding (5R,7aS)-5-hydroxy-7a-methyl-1-oxo-2,3,5,6,7,7a-hexahydro-1H-indene-carboxyl-CoA reductase — translation MSLANVPEEIAGHGLLTGKVVVVTAAAGTGIGAATARRALAEGADVVVSDHHERRLGETKEQLEALGLGRVESVVCDVTSTAQVDALIASTTARLGRLDVLVNNAGLGGQTPVVDMTDEEWDRVLNVTLTSVLRATRAALRYFREAEHGGVIVNNASVLGWRAQHSQSHYAAAKAGVMALTRCSAIEAVEYGVRINAVSPSIARHKFLEKTSSADLLDRLSSDEAFGRAAEPWEVAATIAFLASDYSSYLTGEVISVSSQHP, via the coding sequence ATGAGTCTCGCCAACGTCCCGGAAGAGATTGCCGGACATGGACTTCTGACCGGCAAGGTGGTGGTGGTCACCGCGGCGGCCGGCACCGGGATCGGTGCGGCCACCGCCCGCCGTGCCCTGGCCGAGGGGGCGGATGTGGTGGTCTCCGACCATCACGAGCGCCGCCTCGGCGAGACCAAGGAGCAGCTGGAAGCCCTGGGGCTGGGCCGGGTGGAGAGCGTGGTCTGCGACGTCACCTCCACCGCGCAGGTGGACGCCCTGATCGCGTCGACCACCGCGCGCCTGGGCCGGCTCGACGTCCTGGTCAACAACGCGGGACTCGGCGGTCAGACCCCCGTCGTCGACATGACCGACGAGGAATGGGACCGGGTCCTCAACGTCACGCTCACGTCGGTGCTGCGGGCCACCCGCGCCGCGCTGCGGTACTTCCGGGAGGCCGAGCACGGCGGCGTCATCGTCAACAACGCCAGCGTATTGGGTTGGCGCGCACAGCATTCCCAATCCCACTACGCGGCGGCCAAGGCCGGCGTCATGGCGCTCACCCGCTGCAGCGCCATCGAGGCGGTCGAATACGGGGTGCGGATCAACGCCGTCTCCCCGAGCATCGCCCGGCACAAGTTCCTGGAGAAGACCAGCTCGGCCGACCTGCTGGACCGGCTGTCGTCGGACGAGGCATTCGGGCGCGCGGCCGAACCGTGGGAGGTCGCGGCCACCATCGCGTTCCTGGCCAGCGACTACTCGAGCTACCTGACCGGCGAGGTCATCTCGGTCTCCAGCCAGCATCCCTGA
- a CDS encoding TetR/AcrR family transcriptional regulator translates to MGRKGWAGAPPSDDAEARQRIIGAARHCLQRGGGQAQPTLSEVAETLGITRRTVYRYFASTEELLSEVADVALRGFVDEIASRIAHLAATDQLVEVVAHIIERLPHQSELTLLVANDHSHQFSRRMLDPDVIQRCREILLRTDIDWAALGYDDHLIDDLIEFLLRIIQSMIIAPRNPPRTPTELRAFLRRWVTPALSTVPR, encoded by the coding sequence ATGGGCCGAAAGGGCTGGGCCGGCGCACCGCCGAGCGACGATGCGGAGGCCCGTCAGCGGATCATCGGCGCGGCCCGGCACTGCCTGCAGCGCGGCGGCGGCCAAGCCCAACCCACGCTCTCGGAGGTCGCCGAGACTCTCGGGATCACCCGCCGGACCGTGTATCGCTACTTCGCGAGCACCGAGGAACTGCTGTCCGAGGTGGCCGACGTGGCGCTGCGCGGCTTCGTCGACGAGATCGCCAGTCGGATCGCCCATCTCGCCGCCACCGACCAACTCGTCGAGGTGGTGGCCCACATCATCGAGCGACTTCCACACCAGAGCGAACTCACCCTGCTGGTGGCCAACGACCACTCCCACCAGTTCAGCCGTCGCATGCTGGACCCGGACGTGATCCAACGTTGCCGGGAGATCCTGCTGCGCACCGACATCGACTGGGCTGCACTGGGATACGACGACCATCTGATCGACGATCTGATCGAATTCCTGCTGCGGATCATCCAGTCGATGATCATCGCACCGCGCAATCCGCCCCGCACGCCCACCGAGTTGCGCGCGTTCTTGCGGCGCTGGGTCACCCCGGCCTTGTCGACGGTGCCACGATAG
- a CDS encoding zinc-dependent alcohol dehydrogenase, whose product MRAVTWQGKRKVQVDTVPDPKIEEPTDAIIEVSSTNICGSDLHLYEVLGAFMNPGDVLGHEPMGVVREVGSAVTNLAPGDRVVIPFQISCGHCFMCDQQLYTQCETTQVRQQGMGAALFGYSELYGSVPGGQAEYLRVPQAQFTHIKVPDGPADSRFVYLSDVLPTAWQAVAYAEIPDGGSVAVLGLGAIGDMAARIAHHLGYRVIGVDLVPERLARLEARGIETVGLNEPDGTLGDAIRALTDGRGPDSVIDAVGMEAHGSPVAHAAQQLTGLLPDALAKPLMQKAGVDRLDALYSAIDIVRRGGTVSLIGVYGGMADPIPMLSLFDKQITLRMGQANVKRWVDDIMPLLTDDDPLGVDTFATHVLPLDEAPHAYQIFQKKQDGAVKVILQP is encoded by the coding sequence ATGCGAGCCGTGACCTGGCAGGGGAAGCGCAAGGTGCAGGTGGACACCGTGCCGGACCCCAAGATCGAGGAGCCCACCGACGCCATCATCGAGGTGAGCTCCACCAACATCTGCGGCTCCGACCTGCATCTCTACGAGGTGCTCGGGGCCTTCATGAACCCGGGGGACGTCCTCGGTCACGAGCCCATGGGCGTCGTCCGGGAGGTCGGCAGCGCCGTGACGAACCTGGCGCCGGGGGACCGGGTGGTCATCCCGTTCCAGATCTCCTGCGGGCACTGCTTCATGTGCGATCAGCAGCTCTACACGCAGTGCGAAACCACCCAGGTGCGGCAGCAGGGGATGGGTGCGGCGCTGTTCGGCTACTCCGAGCTCTACGGCAGCGTGCCGGGCGGGCAGGCCGAGTACCTGCGCGTCCCGCAGGCGCAGTTCACCCACATCAAGGTGCCCGACGGGCCGGCGGACTCCCGGTTTGTCTACCTGTCGGACGTGCTGCCCACCGCGTGGCAGGCCGTGGCCTACGCCGAGATTCCCGACGGCGGCTCGGTGGCGGTGCTGGGGCTCGGCGCGATCGGCGACATGGCCGCCCGTATCGCTCACCATCTCGGGTACCGGGTGATCGGTGTGGACCTGGTGCCGGAGCGGCTGGCGCGCCTCGAGGCCCGCGGCATCGAAACCGTGGGCCTGAACGAGCCCGACGGGACACTGGGGGACGCGATCCGCGCCCTGACCGACGGTCGCGGTCCCGATTCGGTGATCGATGCGGTCGGCATGGAGGCGCACGGCTCGCCGGTGGCCCACGCGGCCCAACAACTCACCGGCCTGCTGCCGGACGCGTTGGCCAAGCCGCTGATGCAGAAGGCCGGGGTGGACCGCCTCGATGCGCTGTACTCCGCGATCGACATCGTGCGGCGCGGCGGCACCGTGTCCCTGATCGGGGTCTACGGCGGGATGGCCGACCCGATCCCGATGCTGTCGCTGTTCGACAAGCAGATCACCCTGCGGATGGGCCAGGCCAACGTCAAACGCTGGGTCGACGACATCATGCCGCTGCTCACCGATGACGATCCGCTCGGTGTCGACACCTTCGCCACCCACGTGCTGCCGCTGGACGAGGCCCCGCACGCCTACCAGATCTTCCAGAAGAAGCAGGACGGCGCGGTGAAGGTCATCCTGCAACCGTGA
- the ipdE1 gene encoding acyl-CoA dehydrogenase IpdE1 → MAEVQKFRAEVREWLADNLVGEFAALKGLGGPGREHEAFEERRAWNQHLAAAGLTCLGWPTEHGGRGLSVAHRVAFYEEYARANAPDKVNHFGEELLGPTLIAFGTPEQQQRFLPRILDVTELWSQGYSEPGAGSDLANVSTTAVLDGDQWVINGQKVWTSLAHWAQWCFVVARSEKGSKRHAGLSYLLVPLDQPGVQIRPIVQLTGDSEFNEVFFDDARTDASLVVGEPGDGWRIAMGTLTFERGVSTLGQQIRYARELSGIVALARSNGTIDDPLIRERLTRAWVGLKAMRSYALATMDVERPGQDNVSKLLWANWHRGLGELAMDIAGKAGLVLADQDGTPDFDEWQRLFLFSRSDTIYGGSNEIQRNIIAERVLGLPREVKG, encoded by the coding sequence ATGGCGGAGGTCCAGAAGTTCCGGGCGGAGGTCCGCGAGTGGCTGGCCGACAACCTCGTCGGCGAATTTGCAGCGCTCAAAGGCCTCGGTGGTCCCGGCCGTGAGCACGAGGCGTTCGAGGAACGGCGCGCCTGGAACCAGCATCTGGCGGCGGCCGGGCTGACGTGTCTGGGGTGGCCGACCGAGCACGGCGGCCGCGGGCTGTCGGTCGCGCACCGGGTGGCGTTCTACGAGGAGTACGCCCGCGCGAACGCCCCGGACAAGGTCAACCACTTCGGCGAGGAACTGCTGGGCCCCACGCTGATCGCGTTCGGCACCCCCGAACAGCAGCAGCGCTTCCTGCCGCGCATTCTCGACGTCACCGAGCTGTGGTCGCAGGGGTATTCCGAACCCGGCGCGGGCAGTGACCTGGCCAATGTGTCGACCACCGCGGTCCTCGACGGCGACCAGTGGGTGATCAACGGCCAGAAGGTGTGGACCTCGCTGGCGCACTGGGCGCAGTGGTGCTTCGTGGTGGCCCGCAGCGAGAAGGGATCCAAGCGGCACGCCGGCCTGTCCTATCTGCTGGTGCCGCTGGACCAGCCCGGGGTGCAGATCCGCCCGATCGTCCAGCTGACGGGCGACTCGGAGTTCAACGAGGTGTTCTTCGACGACGCCCGCACCGACGCCTCGCTGGTGGTCGGGGAGCCCGGCGACGGCTGGCGCATCGCGATGGGCACGCTCACCTTCGAGCGTGGGGTGTCCACCCTGGGGCAGCAGATCCGTTACGCGCGTGAGCTTTCCGGCATCGTGGCCCTGGCGCGGAGTAACGGCACCATCGACGACCCGCTGATCCGGGAACGGCTGACCCGGGCGTGGGTCGGGCTGAAGGCGATGCGCTCGTATGCGCTGGCCACCATGGATGTCGAACGGCCGGGCCAAGATAACGTGTCGAAGTTGTTGTGGGCCAACTGGCATCGCGGCCTGGGTGAGCTGGCGATGGACATCGCCGGTAAGGCCGGGTTGGTGCTCGCCGATCAGGACGGCACCCCGGACTTCGACGAGTGGCAGCGGCTGTTCCTGTTCTCCCGCTCCGACACCATCTACGGTGGCTCCAACGAAATCCAGCGCAACATCATCGCCGAGCGCGTCCTCGGCCTGCCCCGAGAGGTGAAGGGTTGA
- a CDS encoding SatD family protein has translation MSAAKRRASSVVATLIGDVVGSRAFPDRRALHNRLTSALRTLGDDATDPPALTVGDEFQGTFGTVGHAIDAAFTLRLLLTPDIDIRFGIGWGAITLLDADSGIQDGPGWWAAREAIEWVSAQQEQPGFTQLRTAFRAGTDDGADPHAVNAALMCRDHLLGSLDERSLRLLAGLRAGRSKKELAMVERISASAVSQRAGRAGLDLIVAAADELRQLR, from the coding sequence ATGTCGGCTGCGAAGCGCAGGGCTTCATCCGTCGTCGCCACACTGATCGGCGACGTGGTGGGATCGCGGGCGTTCCCGGATCGCCGCGCCCTGCACAACCGGCTGACCTCCGCGTTACGCACGCTCGGCGACGACGCGACGGACCCGCCCGCACTCACCGTCGGCGACGAGTTCCAAGGCACCTTCGGCACCGTCGGCCACGCGATCGACGCCGCGTTCACGCTGCGCCTGCTGCTGACCCCGGACATCGACATCCGGTTCGGTATCGGGTGGGGGGCGATCACCTTGCTCGACGCGGATTCGGGCATCCAGGACGGCCCGGGCTGGTGGGCCGCCCGCGAGGCCATCGAATGGGTGTCGGCCCAGCAGGAGCAGCCGGGATTCACGCAGCTACGCACGGCCTTCCGCGCCGGCACCGACGACGGCGCCGATCCACACGCCGTCAACGCCGCCCTGATGTGTCGGGACCATCTGCTTGGATCGCTGGACGAACGATCACTGCGGCTACTCGCGGGCCTGCGTGCGGGGCGGTCGAAGAAGGAGTTGGCCATGGTGGAGCGGATCAGCGCCTCGGCGGTGTCGCAGCGCGCCGGCCGGGCGGGCCTGGACCTCATCGTCGCGGCCGCCGACGAACTGCGACAACTCCGGTGA
- a CDS encoding DUF7802 domain-containing protein, which produces MTQCTEAFDRIAIPLGEFSCRDAPAVLHLRDPLGLAGPTLPIIELMMVFGAVLALWWSIRRLRRDGDPVNLVLWCATVVYLFVIEIPLYFPNVFGIQDFLGVVFVHNAFTVQFLFDRLPLYIVALYPALITLSYEIVRVLGVFRRRHGAVVGAACVGVVHHVFYEIFDQLGPQLRWWAWDTENPMNRPMFASVPLTSVVIFAALGPFVVTLLTQFLVARRVADRPLGGAALWGWTVLIGALVPVGLAVLGAPFSALSALGPDNVRAQAVVLTAELVVLAAIAVPALVTQYRRGQPVDDAEPNAFLRIFGPVYLLTLGALWLVALPAYFGAQNGITADGTPTGSLAYAALCFVAGAVVLAAALKVRAGAAPLRDFGTRVELG; this is translated from the coding sequence GTGACGCAATGTACCGAGGCGTTCGATCGCATCGCGATTCCGTTGGGGGAGTTCAGCTGCCGGGACGCGCCGGCGGTGCTGCACCTGCGCGACCCGCTGGGCCTGGCCGGCCCGACGCTGCCGATCATCGAGCTGATGATGGTCTTCGGCGCGGTGCTGGCCCTGTGGTGGTCGATCCGTCGGCTGCGCCGTGACGGCGATCCCGTCAACCTCGTCCTGTGGTGCGCGACGGTGGTCTACCTGTTCGTCATCGAGATCCCGCTGTACTTCCCGAACGTCTTCGGGATCCAGGACTTTCTCGGTGTCGTGTTCGTGCACAACGCCTTCACCGTGCAGTTCCTCTTCGACCGGCTGCCGCTGTACATCGTGGCGCTCTATCCCGCGCTGATCACGCTGTCCTACGAGATCGTCCGCGTCCTGGGGGTGTTCCGGCGCCGACACGGCGCCGTGGTCGGCGCGGCCTGCGTCGGCGTGGTCCATCACGTCTTCTACGAGATCTTCGACCAGCTCGGCCCGCAGCTGCGCTGGTGGGCCTGGGACACCGAGAACCCGATGAACCGGCCGATGTTCGCCTCGGTGCCGTTGACCAGCGTGGTGATCTTCGCGGCGCTGGGGCCGTTCGTCGTCACCCTGCTCACCCAGTTTCTGGTCGCCCGGCGCGTGGCCGACCGGCCGCTCGGCGGGGCCGCGCTGTGGGGGTGGACCGTGCTGATCGGGGCCCTGGTGCCGGTCGGTCTGGCGGTTCTGGGCGCGCCGTTCTCGGCGTTGTCGGCCCTCGGTCCGGACAACGTCAGGGCCCAGGCCGTCGTCCTGACCGCCGAATTGGTGGTGCTGGCGGCGATCGCGGTGCCCGCGCTGGTCACCCAGTACCGGCGCGGGCAGCCGGTCGACGACGCCGAGCCCAACGCGTTCCTGCGGATCTTCGGCCCGGTCTATCTGCTGACCCTGGGGGCGCTGTGGCTGGTGGCGCTGCCGGCCTACTTCGGCGCCCAGAACGGGATCACCGCCGATGGCACGCCGACCGGCAGCCTCGCCTACGCCGCGCTGTGCTTCGTGGCCGGGGCCGTGGTGTTGGCGGCCGCGCTGAAGGTGCGCGCCGGGGCGGCCCCGCTTCGCGACTTCGGGACGAGGGTCGAACTCGGGTAG
- a CDS encoding metal-dependent hydrolase, with protein sequence MTELQVRRPRFNFGDADVPFAWNPENPQFSFFMNATSMIAIGFEQMIVAAVQEARPLITDPEVLAEAAAFLRQEAQHSSSHRKHVAALIDHYPGLQETFDAVNAAFDEVTATTPLNFRLAYIADLEATFTPAFKLMLDNERTLFRPGDDRVASLFLWHFVEEVEHRSSALVIYDAVVGDRWYRMRALPATLRHLVQVSRILADGVNQHVPLQDRRIDARTFVPADRVRLALRQRFSPDSEHMVKSVPAFHSVPWREKLTSVGRVLLSQTPFHDPNHQPLPRFADRWFRRYDEGADVTRWYAAERAG encoded by the coding sequence GTGACTGAACTGCAAGTGCGGCGGCCCCGGTTCAACTTCGGCGACGCCGACGTGCCCTTCGCCTGGAACCCGGAGAACCCGCAGTTCTCGTTCTTCATGAACGCGACCTCGATGATCGCGATCGGCTTCGAGCAGATGATCGTCGCCGCGGTGCAGGAAGCCAGGCCGCTGATCACCGACCCCGAGGTGCTCGCGGAGGCCGCCGCGTTCCTGCGGCAGGAGGCCCAGCATTCGAGTTCGCACCGCAAGCACGTCGCGGCGCTGATCGACCACTACCCCGGTCTGCAGGAGACCTTCGACGCGGTCAACGCCGCGTTCGACGAGGTCACCGCGACCACCCCGCTGAACTTCCGCCTCGCCTACATCGCCGATCTCGAGGCCACCTTCACGCCTGCGTTCAAGCTCATGCTGGACAACGAGCGCACGCTGTTCCGCCCCGGCGACGACCGGGTGGCCTCGTTGTTCCTGTGGCACTTCGTCGAGGAGGTGGAGCACCGCAGTTCGGCGTTGGTCATCTACGACGCGGTGGTGGGCGACCGCTGGTACCGCATGCGGGCGCTGCCCGCCACGCTGCGTCATCTGGTGCAGGTCAGCCGGATCCTCGCTGACGGAGTGAACCAGCATGTGCCGCTGCAGGATCGACGGATCGATGCCCGCACCTTCGTCCCGGCGGACCGGGTGCGGCTGGCGTTGCGGCAGCGCTTCTCCCCGGATTCGGAACACATGGTGAAGTCGGTGCCGGCGTTCCACAGCGTGCCCTGGCGGGAGAAGCTGACCTCGGTCGGGCGAGTTCTGCTGAGCCAGACCCCATTTCACGACCCGAATCATCAGCCGCTACCGCGGTTCGCCGATCGTTGGTTCCGGCGCTACGACGAGGGGGCCGACGTGACGCGCTGGTATGCCGCCGAGCGGGCGGGGTAG
- the fadA6 gene encoding steroid 3-ketoacyl-CoA thiolase FadA6, whose product MAEAYVVDAVRTAVGKRGGALAGVHPVDLGALAWRGLLDRVDVDPAAVDDVIAGCVDAIGGQAGNIARLSWLAAGYPEEVPGVTVDRQCGSSQQAISFGAQAIMSGTADLIVAGGMQNMSQIPISSAMAVGEQFGFTSPTNESKSWLHRYGDQEISQFRGSELIAEKWDLSREDMEKFSLNSHQKAFEAIRGGNFDNEILTVDTESGPFRVDEGPRESSLEKMAGLKTLVDGGRLTAAMASQISDGASAVLLASEQAVKDHGLKPRARIHHISTRGADPVFMLTGPIPATRYALEKTGLSIDDIDTVEINEAFAPVVMAWLKETNADPAKVNPNGGAIALGHPLGATGAKLFATMLNTLERTGGRYGLQTMCEGGGTANVTIIERL is encoded by the coding sequence ATGGCTGAGGCGTACGTTGTCGACGCGGTGCGCACCGCGGTCGGAAAGCGCGGCGGAGCCCTGGCCGGGGTGCACCCGGTCGATCTCGGCGCGCTGGCCTGGCGCGGTCTGCTCGACCGGGTCGACGTCGACCCCGCCGCGGTGGACGACGTGATCGCCGGCTGCGTGGACGCCATCGGCGGGCAGGCCGGCAACATCGCCCGGCTGTCCTGGCTGGCGGCGGGCTACCCCGAGGAGGTCCCCGGCGTCACCGTGGACCGCCAGTGCGGTTCCAGCCAGCAGGCCATTTCCTTTGGCGCACAAGCGATCATGTCCGGCACCGCCGACCTGATCGTGGCCGGCGGCATGCAGAACATGAGCCAGATCCCGATCAGCTCGGCGATGGCCGTCGGTGAGCAGTTCGGCTTCACCTCGCCCACCAACGAATCGAAGTCCTGGCTGCACCGCTACGGCGACCAGGAGATCTCGCAGTTCCGCGGTTCGGAACTGATCGCCGAGAAGTGGGACCTGTCGCGCGAGGACATGGAGAAGTTCTCGCTGAACAGCCACCAGAAGGCGTTCGAGGCGATCCGCGGCGGCAACTTCGACAACGAGATCCTCACCGTGGACACCGAGAGCGGTCCGTTCCGGGTCGACGAGGGACCGCGCGAATCCTCGCTGGAGAAGATGGCGGGCCTGAAGACCCTCGTCGACGGTGGACGGCTGACGGCGGCCATGGCCAGCCAGATCTCCGACGGTGCCAGCGCGGTGCTGCTGGCCTCCGAGCAGGCCGTCAAGGACCACGGGCTGAAGCCGCGCGCGCGGATCCACCACATCAGCACCCGCGGCGCCGATCCGGTGTTCATGCTCACCGGGCCCATCCCGGCCACGCGCTACGCGCTGGAGAAGACCGGGCTGTCGATCGACGACATCGACACCGTCGAGATCAACGAGGCGTTCGCGCCCGTGGTGATGGCCTGGCTCAAGGAGACCAACGCCGACCCGGCGAAGGTCAACCCCAACGGCGGCGCGATCGCGCTGGGCCACCCGCTGGGCGCCACCGGTGCCAAGCTGTTCGCCACCATGCTGAACACCTTGGAGCGCACCGGCGGTCGCTACGGACTGCAGACGATGTGCGAGGGCGGCGGCACCGCCAACGTCACCATCATCGAGCGCCTCTGA